In Gemmata obscuriglobus, a single genomic region encodes these proteins:
- the rsmH gene encoding 16S rRNA (cytosine(1402)-N(4))-methyltransferase RsmH, whose amino-acid sequence MSADRLPVHVSVLPAETLALLDPRPDETWVDCTTGGAGHTRLIAERVGPAGRVLALDQDPTMLALARPLVAGLPVELVHANFDQLAEVLAARGIAAVDGVLADLGFSSDQLAERARGLSFRDDGPLDMRLDPTSGSTAADMVNSLSEGALADVFWEYGEERHSRRVAKKIVARRAERPFATTADLASVVRSCVPRSGSIDPATRVFQALRIAVNDELGSLDRLLAVLPTVVKSGGRVGIISFHSLEDRRVKHVLRTEGVWRPLTKKPVEAGDEEVARNPRARSAKLRAATRIG is encoded by the coding sequence ATGTCCGCCGACCGCCTGCCGGTTCACGTGAGTGTGCTGCCGGCCGAAACGCTCGCGCTGCTCGACCCGCGGCCGGACGAGACGTGGGTCGATTGCACCACCGGCGGCGCCGGGCACACCCGGCTCATCGCCGAGCGCGTCGGTCCCGCCGGGCGGGTGCTCGCTCTGGACCAGGACCCGACCATGCTCGCCCTCGCGCGCCCGCTCGTCGCGGGGCTGCCGGTCGAACTGGTTCACGCGAACTTCGACCAGTTGGCCGAAGTGCTCGCCGCCCGCGGTATCGCCGCGGTAGACGGCGTACTCGCGGACCTGGGGTTCAGTTCGGACCAGCTCGCCGAGCGGGCGCGCGGGTTGAGCTTCCGGGACGACGGGCCGCTCGACATGCGGCTCGATCCCACGAGCGGCTCCACGGCGGCCGACATGGTCAACTCGCTGAGCGAGGGCGCGCTGGCGGACGTGTTCTGGGAGTACGGCGAGGAGCGACACTCCCGACGGGTGGCGAAGAAAATTGTGGCGCGGCGGGCCGAGCGGCCGTTCGCGACCACCGCGGACCTCGCAAGTGTGGTGCGAAGTTGCGTTCCGCGTTCGGGGAGCATCGATCCGGCCACGCGGGTGTTCCAGGCGCTCCGGATCGCGGTCAACGACGAACTCGGTTCGCTCGACCGCTTGCTCGCCGTCCTGCCGACGGTGGTGAAGTCGGGCGGGCGGGTCGGGATCATCAGCTTCCACTCGCTCGAAGACCGGCGGGTGAAGCACGTGTTACGAACGGAAGGCGTGTGGCGACCGCTCACGAAGAAGCCGGTCGAGGCCGGGGACGAGGAAGTCGCCCGGAACCCGCGGGCGCGAAGCGCGAAGCTGCGGGCGGCCACACGAATCGGGTAG
- a CDS encoding DNA gyrase subunit B, producing the protein MSTETLGNVGYTEDNLQTLKDAAHIRHRPGMYIGNTDIEGMHHLVWEVVYNSVDEALAGFCKNIFITVHSDESITVSDDGRGIPVGVKADTGKSTLEEALTIAGSSGKFNNDAYKTSAGLHGMGAKAMNALSEWCTAEIKRDGRVYKMEFEKGYATSKLEDLGPAPKGQTGTTITFKPDPEKFGDILFDYDRLGTRFQQISFLNKGLKLALADERVGKSDTFHSERGIAEYVEVLNRSEQTNYPLIYINKQIDGVTVEVCFQYTQGETKLEMCFTNNAYNKDGGTHLSGFRGGLTRAIGHYGKKANLFKEIELRGDDFREGLTAVINISHPQPKFESQTKVKLTSPEVEGQTSSVVYEVLSDYLERNPKEAERICKKVLLTAEARIAAKKARDAVKGRKDALNSGGLPGKLYDCSSRDRENTELFLVEGDSAGGSAESGRDREFQAILPLRGKVLNVEKAKFEKLLENNEISALISAVGVDIDNVEDVSKVRYGKIIIMTDADVDGQHIRTLLLTFFFRQMRKLIEAGHVFVARPPLYKVTQKKETRFIQSREEMVTQLTTRGLKNTTLRATQVDRPARDISGDELTKLLPLLDEAESAVVGLERRGRNLDELLTRAVDGLFPTYNLYEREKNKEHWFRTTDEVAAFKQALADELKREPVVGEDYTLDEWHDLKSLNRAVTKLKAFGFDAADLVPLQRIAGREPPVRYTLDHDGSNKSLVSLRELVIEIRRLGEKGIAVTRFKGLGEMDPEELWATTLDPQYRTLLKVTLNDAFKAEEMFRTLMGKEVQDRKAFIFSNSLKSVEDIDYGA; encoded by the coding sequence ATGAGTACCGAAACGCTGGGCAACGTCGGGTACACCGAAGACAACCTGCAGACGCTCAAGGACGCCGCCCATATCCGGCACCGGCCCGGCATGTACATCGGTAACACCGACATCGAGGGCATGCACCACCTCGTTTGGGAGGTCGTGTACAACTCCGTGGACGAGGCCCTCGCCGGGTTCTGCAAGAACATTTTCATCACGGTTCACAGCGACGAGTCCATTACCGTGTCCGACGACGGGCGCGGCATCCCGGTCGGGGTGAAGGCCGACACCGGCAAGTCCACCCTGGAAGAGGCGCTGACGATCGCGGGCTCGTCGGGGAAGTTCAACAACGACGCGTACAAGACCTCGGCCGGGCTGCACGGGATGGGCGCGAAGGCCATGAACGCGCTGTCCGAGTGGTGCACGGCCGAGATCAAGCGCGACGGCCGCGTGTACAAGATGGAGTTCGAAAAGGGGTACGCGACCAGCAAGCTCGAGGACCTCGGGCCGGCCCCGAAGGGGCAGACGGGGACCACGATCACCTTCAAACCGGACCCGGAGAAGTTCGGCGACATCCTGTTCGACTACGACCGCCTCGGCACCCGGTTCCAGCAGATCAGCTTCCTCAACAAGGGGCTGAAGCTGGCCCTCGCCGACGAGCGCGTCGGTAAGAGCGACACGTTCCACTCCGAGCGGGGCATCGCCGAGTACGTCGAGGTGCTCAACCGGAGCGAGCAGACGAACTACCCGCTCATCTACATCAACAAGCAGATCGATGGGGTGACGGTCGAGGTGTGCTTCCAGTACACCCAGGGCGAAACCAAGCTCGAGATGTGTTTCACGAACAACGCTTACAACAAGGACGGCGGCACGCACCTGTCCGGGTTCCGCGGCGGGCTCACCCGGGCGATCGGGCACTACGGGAAGAAGGCGAACCTGTTCAAGGAGATCGAACTCCGCGGCGACGACTTCCGCGAGGGCCTCACCGCGGTTATTAACATCAGCCACCCGCAGCCGAAGTTCGAGTCGCAGACGAAGGTGAAGCTCACCAGCCCCGAGGTCGAAGGGCAGACGTCCAGCGTCGTGTACGAGGTGCTGTCCGACTACCTGGAGCGGAACCCCAAAGAGGCCGAGCGGATCTGCAAAAAGGTGCTACTGACAGCCGAAGCCCGGATCGCGGCGAAGAAGGCCCGCGACGCCGTGAAGGGCCGCAAGGACGCTCTCAACAGCGGCGGACTGCCCGGGAAGCTGTACGACTGCAGCTCGCGCGACCGCGAGAACACCGAACTGTTCTTGGTGGAAGGTGATTCCGCCGGCGGCAGCGCCGAGAGCGGCCGGGACCGCGAGTTCCAGGCCATCCTGCCGCTGCGGGGTAAGGTCCTCAACGTCGAGAAGGCCAAGTTCGAGAAGTTGCTGGAGAACAACGAAATCTCCGCCCTCATCTCGGCGGTCGGGGTGGATATTGACAACGTCGAGGACGTGAGCAAGGTCCGGTACGGCAAGATCATCATCATGACCGACGCCGACGTGGACGGTCAGCACATCCGCACCCTGCTGCTCACGTTCTTTTTCCGCCAGATGCGGAAGCTGATCGAGGCGGGGCACGTGTTCGTCGCCCGGCCGCCGCTGTACAAGGTCACGCAGAAGAAGGAAACGCGGTTCATCCAGTCGCGCGAAGAGATGGTGACCCAACTCACCACCCGCGGGCTGAAGAACACCACCCTGCGTGCCACCCAGGTGGACCGACCGGCGCGCGACATCAGCGGCGACGAGCTGACGAAGTTGCTGCCGCTGCTCGACGAGGCCGAAAGCGCGGTTGTGGGGCTGGAGCGCCGCGGGCGCAACCTGGACGAACTGCTGACGCGGGCCGTAGACGGCCTGTTCCCGACCTACAACCTGTACGAGCGCGAGAAGAACAAGGAGCACTGGTTCCGCACCACGGACGAAGTGGCCGCGTTCAAGCAGGCGCTCGCGGACGAACTGAAGCGCGAGCCGGTGGTCGGCGAGGACTACACGCTCGACGAGTGGCACGACCTGAAGTCGCTCAACCGCGCCGTCACGAAGCTGAAGGCGTTCGGGTTCGACGCAGCCGACTTGGTGCCGCTCCAGCGGATCGCCGGGCGTGAGCCCCCGGTGCGCTACACCCTCGACCACGACGGCAGCAACAAGTCGCTGGTCAGCCTGCGCGAGCTGGTGATCGAGATCCGGCGTTTGGGCGAAAAGGGCATCGCCGTGACGCGATTCAAAGGGTTGGGCGAAATGGACCCCGAGGAGCTGTGGGCGACCACGCTCGACCCGCAGTACCGCACGCTGCTCAAGGTGACACTCAACGACGCGTTCAAAGCCGAGGAGATGTTCCGCACGCTGATGGGTAAAGAGGTTCAGGACCGCAAGGCGTTCATCTTCAGCAACTCGCTCAAGAGCGTCGAGGACATCGACTACGGCGCGTGA
- a CDS encoding IS3 family transposase (programmed frameshift), with amino-acid sequence MAGKRKSHSAAFKAQVALAALKGDKTINELASQHGVHPTLIHGWKKQLLTGAEAVFASGAKGTGPPEDKTTELYEQIGRLKVELDWVKKKSAASAEAKRARIEAEHPELSVRRQCELIGLNRSTVYYEPTPESAENLTLMRLIDEQYTTCPFYGSRRLAAWLGTQGHEVNRKRVQRLLRIMGLEALYPKPKLSVGSGHKVYPYLLRGVAIDRVHQVWSTDITYIPMPTGFMYLAATMDWFSRYVVAWRLSNTLDGSFCQDMLEEALGRGKPEVFNTDQGVQFTAAAWVGRLERAGVAVSMDGRGRCLDNVFVERLWRSVKYEDVYLKGYESVPALESGLRAYFGFYNTERLHQSLDYRTPAQVYGVGATKAPTKQ; translated from the exons ATGGCGGGCAAGCGGAAGAGTCACTCGGCGGCGTTCAAGGCCCAGGTCGCGCTGGCGGCCCTCAAGGGCGACAAGACCATCAACGAACTGGCGAGTCAGCACGGCGTCCACCCGACCCTGATTCATGGGTGGAAGAAGCAGTTGCTCACCGGGGCCGAGGCCGTGTTCGCCTCGGGGGCGAAGGGCACCGGCCCCCCGGAAGACAAGACGACCGAGTTGTACGAGCAGATCGGCCGCCTCAAGGTGGAACTCGACTGGGTGAAAAAAAAATCGGCCGCC TCGGCTGAGGCCAAGCGTGCCCGGATCGAGGCCGAGCACCCGGAGCTGAGCGTCCGGCGCCAGTGCGAGCTGATCGGATTGAACCGCTCGACGGTGTACTACGAGCCGACCCCGGAGAGCGCGGAGAACCTGACGCTGATGCGGTTGATCGACGAGCAGTACACGACGTGCCCGTTCTACGGGAGCCGGCGCCTGGCCGCGTGGCTGGGCACCCAGGGCCACGAGGTGAACCGCAAGCGGGTGCAGCGGCTGTTGCGGATCATGGGGTTGGAGGCCCTGTACCCCAAGCCCAAGCTGTCGGTCGGGTCCGGGCACAAGGTGTACCCGTACCTGTTGCGGGGCGTGGCCATCGACCGGGTCCATCAGGTGTGGAGCACGGACATCACGTACATCCCGATGCCCACCGGGTTCATGTACCTGGCCGCAACGATGGACTGGTTCAGCCGGTACGTGGTGGCCTGGCGACTGTCCAACACGTTGGACGGGTCATTCTGCCAGGACATGCTGGAGGAGGCCTTGGGCCGGGGCAAGCCGGAGGTGTTCAACACGGACCAGGGAGTCCAGTTCACGGCCGCCGCGTGGGTCGGGCGATTGGAGCGGGCCGGGGTCGCGGTGAGCATGGACGGGCGGGGCCGGTGCCTGGACAACGTGTTCGTGGAGCGCCTGTGGCGGAGCGTCAAGTACGAGGACGTGTACCTCAAGGGTTACGAGTCGGTGCCGGCCCTGGAGAGTGGGCTCCGGGCGTACTTCGGGTTCTACAACACCGAGCGGTTACACCAGTCCCTGGACTACCGCACCCCGGCTCAGGTGTATGGCGTCGGAGCCACGAAGGCCCCGACGAAACAGTAG
- a CDS encoding DciA family protein, with product MHKEQRDGRQEQLSDILGKLFTSRGWGRKNDRLRIESAWAEAAGPELLKDTQVLVIKRGVMEVAVRNAVLMSELAQFHKRKLLTKLRAAMPGVTLTDLKFRAAAW from the coding sequence ATGCATAAAGAGCAGCGCGACGGCAGGCAGGAACAGCTCTCCGACATCCTCGGGAAGTTGTTCACGTCCCGCGGCTGGGGGCGCAAGAACGACCGGCTGCGGATCGAGTCGGCGTGGGCCGAGGCCGCCGGCCCGGAACTGCTGAAGGACACACAGGTGCTGGTGATCAAGCGCGGGGTGATGGAGGTCGCCGTGCGCAACGCGGTGCTGATGTCGGAACTGGCCCAGTTTCACAAGCGCAAGTTGTTGACAAAGCTCCGCGCCGCGATGCCCGGGGTCACGCTCACCGACCTGAAGTTCCGCGCCGCGGCGTGGTGA
- a CDS encoding helix-turn-helix domain-containing protein has protein sequence MGTPTARWNGFLVLPENRVAVRALRSVCRSVLTRRRPGANPVVLHGPPGTGKSRLSASLVQQLANTSDGVSAQVVSAGDVSRAPDEGLDDDVFVSCDLLALEDVQHLSTRAAEDATELLDRRTARRRATVVTASAGPAQLAHLPQRLTSRLSSGLVVRLEPLSAPSRLAILAEAARQRQVRLTPDALEWLASQTTGGGVRTTLGLLQNLAQVAAAFPGALTRADVQQALADSGQPTSAAPDISGIVERTAAAFGVTVKELLGASRLRGVMRPRQVAMYLARELTGLSLPRLGAAFGRDHTTVLHACRKVEAEVAADLSLAKQVNDLRTALG, from the coding sequence GTGGGGACGCCGACGGCCCGCTGGAACGGCTTCCTGGTGCTGCCGGAGAACCGTGTCGCGGTTCGGGCACTGCGGTCGGTGTGCCGGTCGGTACTCACGAGGCGGCGGCCCGGTGCGAACCCGGTCGTCCTGCACGGGCCGCCTGGAACCGGTAAGTCCCGCCTCAGCGCGTCGCTCGTGCAGCAGCTCGCGAACACATCCGACGGTGTTTCCGCGCAGGTGGTTTCTGCCGGCGACGTATCCCGCGCGCCGGACGAGGGGCTCGACGACGACGTGTTCGTGAGTTGCGACCTGCTCGCGCTGGAAGACGTGCAGCACCTCAGCACGCGGGCCGCCGAAGACGCCACCGAGCTACTCGACCGCCGAACCGCCCGCCGCCGGGCCACCGTCGTGACCGCCAGCGCCGGACCGGCCCAACTCGCCCATCTCCCGCAGCGGCTGACGTCGCGTCTGAGTTCGGGTCTGGTTGTGCGGCTCGAACCACTGAGTGCCCCGAGCCGGTTGGCGATTCTGGCGGAAGCCGCGCGCCAGCGACAGGTGCGGCTCACTCCCGACGCGCTCGAGTGGCTCGCGTCCCAAACAACCGGCGGCGGGGTGCGGACCACCCTCGGCTTGCTCCAGAACCTCGCACAAGTGGCCGCGGCGTTCCCGGGAGCGTTGACGCGCGCCGACGTGCAACAGGCGCTAGCGGATTCGGGCCAACCGACATCCGCCGCGCCCGATATTTCGGGGATCGTAGAGCGGACGGCCGCCGCCTTCGGAGTAACCGTCAAGGAGTTGCTAGGCGCCAGCCGGCTGCGCGGCGTGATGCGCCCCCGCCAGGTGGCGATGTACCTGGCACGTGAACTGACCGGGCTGTCACTGCCGCGCCTCGGTGCCGCGTTCGGACGAGATCACACAACCGTTCTCCACGCCTGCCGCAAAGTGGAAGCAGAAGTGGCCGCCGATCTCTCCCTCGCGAAACAGGTGAACGACCTGCGAACGGCACTGGGTTAA
- the dnaN gene encoding DNA polymerase III subunit beta — MKVTCQRDSLLTACQLVQAAVAQRTTKPVLSNIKAVAQDDAITLVAYDTEVGIRYELRGITVARAGSCILPITELVKILRESSDPEISLDAGKEAVVAKTSGGKFEMPSLDVNEFPDIPEFDDGGRYHEITAGVLRAMLRRTSFAADKKDTTARFSLTGVLWEADGKEARLVATDTKRLAVCKGEAVVYGVVDDVKAIHVVPLKAVTLLEKNLTDDGETVRVGLRANDALFKTERATIYTSLVQGKFPPYRDIIGKTTKEATQKVPLPVQGFLSRVRQAAIMTDDESMRVDMTFDPGSVVMKARGAKTGASEVTLELPDYDGPHTEIAFDPSYLVEFLRAIENEPTVVLEMSTGTRAALFTCGDNYSYLVMPLTG; from the coding sequence ATGAAGGTGACGTGTCAGCGGGACAGTTTGCTCACGGCGTGTCAGCTCGTTCAGGCCGCCGTGGCCCAGCGCACCACGAAACCGGTGCTGAGCAACATTAAGGCCGTCGCTCAGGACGACGCGATCACGCTGGTCGCTTACGACACAGAGGTGGGCATCCGCTACGAGCTGCGAGGCATTACCGTCGCCCGGGCGGGTTCGTGCATTCTGCCCATTACCGAGCTGGTGAAGATCCTTCGCGAGAGCAGCGACCCCGAAATCAGTTTGGACGCGGGCAAAGAAGCGGTCGTCGCGAAGACGAGCGGCGGGAAGTTCGAGATGCCCAGCCTGGACGTGAACGAGTTCCCGGACATTCCCGAGTTCGATGACGGCGGCCGGTACCACGAGATCACCGCCGGGGTGCTGCGGGCGATGCTCCGGCGGACCTCCTTCGCCGCGGACAAGAAAGACACCACCGCGCGGTTCTCGCTGACGGGCGTTCTGTGGGAGGCGGACGGCAAAGAGGCGCGACTGGTGGCCACCGACACCAAGCGGCTCGCGGTGTGTAAAGGCGAGGCGGTCGTTTACGGCGTGGTCGACGACGTGAAGGCGATTCACGTCGTGCCGCTGAAGGCCGTGACGCTGCTGGAAAAGAACCTGACGGACGACGGCGAAACGGTGCGCGTCGGGCTGCGGGCCAACGACGCCCTGTTCAAAACCGAGCGGGCGACGATCTACACCTCGCTGGTGCAGGGCAAGTTCCCGCCGTACCGCGACATCATCGGGAAAACGACCAAGGAGGCGACCCAGAAGGTGCCGCTGCCCGTTCAGGGGTTCCTGTCGCGGGTGCGGCAGGCCGCCATCATGACGGACGACGAGAGCATGCGGGTGGACATGACGTTCGACCCCGGCTCCGTGGTCATGAAGGCCCGCGGGGCGAAGACGGGCGCGTCGGAAGTGACCCTGGAGCTTCCGGATTACGACGGCCCGCACACCGAGATCGCGTTCGACCCGTCGTACCTGGTCGAGTTCCTGCGGGCGATCGAGAACGAGCCGACGGTGGTGCTGGAGATGTCCACCGGCACCCGGGCGGCGCTGTTCACCTGCGGCGACAACTACTCGTACCTTGTGATGCCGCTGACCGGTTGA